One part of the Candidatus Borreliella tachyglossi genome encodes these proteins:
- the rplL gene encoding 50S ribosomal protein L7/L12, with protein sequence MALSKEDILTWIEGAKTTEVVELISAIEEKFGVTATAVAVTAGSGTGGVEEQTEFDVMLVSFGDSKINVIKEVRGITGLGLGEAKALVEAAPKAVKEGISKPDAEEIKKKLESVGAKVEIK encoded by the coding sequence ATGGCACTAAGCAAAGAAGATATTTTAACATGGATTGAAGGTGCTAAAACAACTGAGGTTGTTGAGCTTATATCTGCTATTGAGGAAAAATTCGGAGTTACTGCTACTGCTGTTGCAGTTACTGCTGGATCTGGTACTGGTGGTGTCGAGGAGCAAACAGAATTTGATGTAATGCTTGTATCTTTTGGGGATAGTAAGATAAATGTTATTAAAGAAGTAAGAGGGATTACTGGACTTGGACTTGGAGAGGCTAAGGCATTAGTTGAAGCTGCTCCTAAGGCAGTTAAGGAAGGTATTTCAAAGCCAGATGCTGAGGAAATAAAGAAAAAGTTAGAATCAGTTGGTGCAAAAGTTGAGATTAAATAA
- the rplJ gene encoding 50S ribosomal protein L10, translating to MNAKINPKKVEMFNLFKEFLDGKDNIFFLDYRGLTVAQLNELRNRIEGEKGAVKIVKNNIMKRVLKDKYIEGLDSYLLGPTAVVTAIDEANVIAKIFYEFVKTSTLKVKGGFVLGEVYDEPKLNEYSKLPTKKEAIALFVSVLKAPISKLARTLKALSDIKI from the coding sequence ATGAATGCAAAGATAAATCCTAAAAAGGTGGAAATGTTTAATTTATTTAAAGAATTTTTAGATGGGAAGGATAATATTTTTTTCTTAGATTATAGAGGATTGACAGTAGCACAGCTTAATGAGCTTAGAAATAGGATTGAAGGTGAGAAGGGTGCAGTAAAGATTGTGAAAAACAACATCATGAAGCGGGTTTTAAAAGATAAATACATTGAAGGCCTTGATTCTTATCTTTTAGGACCAACGGCTGTTGTTACGGCTATTGATGAGGCTAATGTAATTGCGAAGATTTTTTATGAGTTTGTTAAAACTAGTACTTTGAAGGTGAAGGGTGGTTTTGTTTTGGGCGAAGTCTACGATGAGCCTAAGCTTAATGAGTATAGCAAACTTCCTACTAAAAAGGAGGCTATTGCTTTGTTTGTAAGTGTGCTTAAGGCTCCGATTTCAAAACTCGCAAGAACATTGAAGGCTTTGTCTGATATTAAAATTTAA
- the rplA gene encoding 50S ribosomal protein L1, whose amino-acid sequence MAKVGKKYIQALSKVDKLKSYNIDDAISLLKEIKFVKFDETVDISINLNLKKNHTVRDTVVLPNQFMKEKRILVFAKGDRADEAREAGATYVGDDDFISQVKGGFDDFDIVVATPDMMRDVGKLGPILGKRGLMPNPKTQTVTNDLRGAIASLKKGRTEFRANKNGVINFSVGKSSMDNKKIKENYDELIRELLKKRPSDLKGTFVNSVYISSTMGPSMKIDFV is encoded by the coding sequence ATGGCTAAAGTTGGGAAAAAATATATTCAAGCTCTATCTAAAGTAGATAAACTTAAATCTTACAACATAGATGATGCGATATCTTTATTGAAGGAAATTAAATTTGTTAAATTTGATGAGACGGTAGATATATCTATTAATCTCAATTTAAAGAAGAATCATACAGTCAGAGATACAGTTGTTTTACCAAATCAGTTTATGAAAGAGAAGAGAATACTTGTATTTGCTAAGGGTGATAGAGCTGATGAGGCTAGAGAAGCTGGTGCTACTTATGTTGGGGATGATGATTTTATTAGTCAGGTTAAGGGTGGCTTTGATGATTTTGATATTGTTGTTGCAACACCTGATATGATGAGGGATGTGGGGAAGCTTGGGCCTATTTTGGGCAAGAGAGGGTTGATGCCAAATCCCAAAACACAAACGGTTACTAATGATTTAAGGGGTGCGATCGCTAGTCTTAAGAAGGGGCGTACAGAATTTAGGGCAAATAAAAATGGTGTAATAAATTTTTCTGTTGGTAAATCATCTATGGATAATAAAAAAATAAAAGAAAATTATGACGAGCTTATTAGGGAATTGCTTAAGAAACGACCAAGCGATTTGAAGGGTACTTTTGTGAATAGTGTCTATATTTCATCTACCATGGGACCTTCCATGAAGATTGATTTTGTTTAG
- the rplK gene encoding 50S ribosomal protein L11, producing the protein MSKSRKKKEVAWIKLQVPAAQAAPGAKIGQALGPHGVSGPQFVKEFNEKTAKMEPGIVVPVIITVYSDKSFSFIVKSPPASVLIKKAVGIETGSKKSNTDKVGTISKEKLIEIARVKMPDLNAKTEFAAFKIIAGSARSMGVEVEK; encoded by the coding sequence ATGTCTAAGTCTAGAAAGAAGAAAGAGGTTGCGTGGATTAAGTTGCAGGTTCCAGCTGCTCAAGCTGCTCCAGGAGCTAAAATAGGTCAGGCTCTGGGACCTCATGGTGTTAGTGGTCCTCAGTTTGTGAAAGAATTTAATGAGAAAACAGCTAAAATGGAACCAGGAATTGTTGTTCCTGTTATCATTACTGTTTATAGTGATAAAAGTTTTTCATTTATTGTAAAAAGCCCTCCAGCTTCTGTTCTGATTAAGAAGGCTGTTGGGATAGAGACAGGTTCTAAGAAGTCTAATACAGATAAAGTTGGGACTATATCAAAAGAAAAGTTAATAGAAATTGCAAGAGTTAAAATGCCTGATTTGAATGCAAAAACTGAATTTGCAGCATTTAAAATCATTGCGGGGAGTGCGCGTTCAATGGGTGTTGAGGTGGAAAAATAA
- the nusG gene encoding transcription termination/antitermination protein NusG, with the protein MSRAWYVLQTFSQYEKKIEQEIKFLIGEGAFGNEVLDVKAPIERVEEIRGGKKRMRERKIWPGYILVELDLPELGWKDTVANIIKIQGVVNFVGTNKEQKPLPISDEEVKSVFMLTGEIKADKSIFILYDFEEGERVRIKGGPFDSFEGVIGSIDYEKKKLKVAVQIFGRSTPVEVDFQHIEKI; encoded by the coding sequence ATGTCTAGAGCCTGGTATGTATTGCAAACTTTTTCTCAGTATGAGAAAAAGATAGAACAAGAAATAAAGTTTTTGATAGGTGAGGGCGCGTTTGGTAATGAGGTTTTAGATGTGAAGGCTCCTATTGAAAGAGTAGAGGAAATAAGGGGTGGAAAAAAACGGATGCGGGAAAGAAAGATTTGGCCAGGGTATATTTTGGTTGAGCTGGATCTTCCTGAGTTGGGATGGAAAGACACTGTGGCTAATATTATTAAGATTCAGGGTGTTGTAAATTTTGTTGGTACTAATAAAGAGCAAAAGCCGCTTCCTATTAGTGATGAAGAAGTTAAGAGTGTCTTTATGCTTACTGGAGAGATTAAGGCAGATAAGTCTATTTTTATACTTTATGATTTTGAAGAAGGAGAGAGAGTTAGAATTAAGGGGGGTCCTTTTGATTCTTTTGAGGGTGTTATTGGATCTATTGATTATGAGAAAAAGAAATTAAAAGTTGCAGTTCAGATTTTTGGGAGGTCAACTCCTGTTGAGGTTGATTTTCAACATATAGAGAAAATTTAA
- the secE gene encoding preprotein translocase subunit SecE: MFKFIKESVLELKKITWPKYGEVIGHGKQVFWLVFFISIFLGVVDYVMYLAVTYIF; the protein is encoded by the coding sequence GTGTTTAAATTTATTAAGGAGAGTGTCTTAGAGCTCAAAAAAATAACATGGCCTAAGTATGGCGAGGTAATAGGCCATGGGAAACAAGTTTTTTGGTTAGTTTTTTTTATTTCAATATTTTTAGGTGTGGTGGATTATGTTATGTATCTTGCTGTAACTTATATATTTTAA
- the rpmG gene encoding 50S ribosomal protein L33, giving the protein MSKKKGKGAVELVALVCEETGIRNYTTTKNRRNKQEKLELMKYCSILRKHTLHKEGKIK; this is encoded by the coding sequence ATGAGTAAGAAGAAAGGTAAAGGTGCTGTTGAGCTTGTGGCTTTGGTATGTGAAGAAACAGGGATTAGAAATTATACGACTACTAAGAATAGACGCAATAAGCAAGAAAAATTAGAATTAATGAAGTATTGCTCAATTCTCAGGAAGCATACTCTTCATAAAGAAGGGAAGATAAAATAA
- a CDS encoding ankyrin repeat domain-containing protein — MTIILILLTQFTVSLNANADTAIIKELTKTLYTPCDKEYETNKEKLDNFVESISLNNNNTLKALQKIKNDFLITSVYFKNIKGTLMALNIGAEINFKYKISPLSFSIINNDLETIKILIDYGISINRIDDSEHPSLFWAIYLNNKEIFNFLKENGADLSFTLKDGKTPIQAAIEIENIDLIELLLKNNIYIKDEYRKEIKSLKNKNIRSILQKYKTI, encoded by the coding sequence ATGACAATAATATTAATATTATTAACACAATTCACTGTATCCTTAAATGCCAATGCAGACACAGCAATAATAAAAGAATTAACAAAAACACTGTATACTCCTTGCGATAAGGAATATGAAACAAATAAAGAAAAATTAGATAATTTCGTAGAGTCAATAAGTTTAAATAACAATAATACTTTAAAAGCGCTGCAAAAAATAAAAAATGATTTTCTAATCACGTCTGTATATTTTAAAAACATAAAAGGTACTCTAATGGCTCTAAATATCGGTGCAGAAATAAATTTTAAATATAAAATATCACCATTATCGTTTTCAATAATTAACAACGATTTAGAAACTATAAAAATATTAATAGACTATGGGATAAGCATTAATAGAATAGATGACTCAGAGCATCCATCACTATTTTGGGCAATATACCTAAATAACAAAGAAATATTTAATTTTTTAAAAGAAAATGGAGCTGATTTGAGTTTTACACTTAAGGACGGGAAAACACCCATACAAGCTGCAATAGAAATTGAAAATATTGATCTAATCGAGTTATTACTTAAAAACAATATTTATATCAAAGATGAATACAGAAAAGAAATTAAAAGTTTAAAAAATAAAAATATAAGAAGTATCTTACAGAAGTACAAAACAATATAG
- a CDS encoding dicarboxylate/amino acid:cation symporter: MNTKIKFFLTIPIGILIGLFFPSESYNTLSHIFIRLAYFSLIPFLIFSIPLGIENIIENKKFRKLFGKTIYYGILINFIGVITSIIVATIYLPQRIPILDKNIQNLYIFNKSEFLETFFPKNILTIITSSNPNLLSIYIISIIIGTSFYYAKQKGRMARELILSISNLFYNANGIVVNILNVGVIFITAAYTINLRNFKNYQYYLNSIIFFSVWTIIIILIIIPIISYNLTKNLKLAYKSILISIQNIIFAGLTMDTYAPYSILIEDIKNERINIKKSIITNIPIINFISKFGTIFISTISFFIILKSYSSLPISIYEISYMSVLAFIFIFAFPHIPNSLIYIITMLCSTYTKGIELSYSTITPVLPILMSLALMIDFTFNVAILHIVDFNDLQET, translated from the coding sequence ATGAATACAAAAATAAAATTCTTTCTAACTATACCTATTGGAATATTAATTGGATTATTCTTTCCATCTGAAAGTTACAACACATTATCACATATCTTCATAAGGTTGGCTTACTTTTCCTTAATTCCTTTTTTAATATTTTCAATTCCACTCGGAATTGAAAATATTATTGAAAATAAAAAATTTAGAAAACTATTTGGAAAAACAATTTATTATGGAATCTTAATCAATTTTATAGGGGTAATTACATCCATTATAGTTGCAACAATATATCTGCCGCAAAGAATCCCAATACTAGATAAAAATATTCAAAATTTATACATATTTAATAAATCAGAATTTCTTGAAACATTTTTTCCAAAAAACATTCTTACAATAATTACAAGTAGCAACCCAAACCTTTTAAGTATTTACATTATCTCAATCATTATTGGCACTAGTTTTTACTATGCAAAACAAAAGGGAAGAATGGCTAGGGAGCTTATTTTAAGCATCTCAAATCTTTTCTACAATGCAAACGGAATAGTAGTCAACATATTAAATGTTGGGGTCATTTTCATCACAGCAGCATACACTATCAACTTAAGAAATTTTAAAAATTATCAATACTATCTAAATAGCATAATATTTTTCTCAGTATGGACAATTATTATCATTCTAATAATAATTCCAATTATTAGCTATAACTTGACCAAAAACCTTAAATTGGCATACAAGAGTATATTAATATCCATTCAAAACATAATATTTGCGGGCTTAACAATGGACACTTATGCCCCCTACTCCATTTTAATAGAAGACATTAAAAATGAAAGAATCAACATAAAGAAATCAATAATTACAAATATACCAATAATTAATTTTATCTCTAAATTTGGGACAATCTTTATCTCAACAATTTCATTTTTTATTATTTTAAAATCTTACTCTAGCTTGCCCATATCAATTTATGAAATAAGCTATATGAGCGTATTAGCATTCATTTTTATTTTTGCATTTCCACACATACCAAACAGCTTAATTTATATAATTACAATGCTCTGTTCAACTTATACAAAAGGAATTGAACTCAGTTACTCAACCATAACTCCAGTACTTCCAATATTAATGTCTCTAGCCTTAATGATTGACTTTACATTCAATGTTGCAATACTGCATATAGTAGACTTCAATGACCTACAAGAAACTTAA
- the proS gene encoding proline--tRNA ligase, whose translation MGNFIASKEEEYSKWYLDIVQEAKLVDYSPVKGCMVIMPYGYAIWERIKGVLDEKFKETGHENAYFPLLIPYEFLEREKKHVEGFSPELAVVTTAGGEVLAEPLVLRPTSETIIWNMYSKWVKSYRDLPIKINQWANIIRWEKRTRPFLRTTEFLWQEGHTAHETEEEAESETLFILNLYKKFIEDYLAIPVFCGQKSEKERFAGAVATYTIEALMQDKKALQAGTSHYLGLNFAKAFDVRFQNKKGEMQHVFATSWGVSTRLIGALIMVHSDNKGLILPPKIAPIELIIIPIFKRDDEVNRRILEYATTIFEHLKREKFRVDIDKDIKNSPGFRFSSAELKGIPVRIEVGSNDILMGCVTIARRDKDKTSKYQVSVKELSSKLKDELESMQCDLFRRALEFRNLNTKEIMGVGAHSYATFKTYIDEHLGFVLSSWCGSEMCEESIKSDTKATIRCIPEDFKNRSLDNLTCIYCNTEAKYLVLFAKSY comes from the coding sequence GAGTATTCCAAATGGTATTTAGATATAGTACAAGAGGCAAAGCTTGTTGATTATAGTCCTGTTAAAGGTTGTATGGTTATTATGCCTTATGGGTATGCTATTTGGGAGAGAATTAAAGGCGTCCTTGATGAGAAATTTAAGGAGACGGGACATGAGAATGCATATTTTCCATTACTTATTCCTTATGAATTTTTAGAAAGAGAAAAGAAACATGTTGAGGGATTCTCACCGGAACTTGCTGTTGTAACAACGGCTGGTGGCGAAGTATTGGCAGAGCCTTTGGTTTTAAGACCCACTTCTGAGACAATTATTTGGAATATGTACAGCAAATGGGTAAAGTCTTATAGAGATCTGCCTATTAAAATTAATCAGTGGGCAAATATTATTCGTTGGGAAAAGAGAACAAGACCGTTTTTACGTACTACTGAGTTTTTGTGGCAAGAAGGGCATACTGCACATGAGACTGAGGAGGAAGCTGAGAGTGAAACATTGTTTATTTTAAACCTTTATAAAAAATTTATTGAAGATTATTTAGCTATTCCTGTATTTTGTGGGCAAAAGTCAGAAAAGGAAAGATTTGCTGGAGCTGTGGCTACGTATACCATCGAGGCGTTAATGCAAGATAAAAAAGCTTTGCAAGCAGGAACATCTCATTATTTGGGATTAAATTTTGCAAAAGCTTTTGATGTTAGGTTTCAAAATAAAAAAGGCGAGATGCAGCATGTTTTTGCTACTAGTTGGGGAGTGTCAACTAGGTTGATTGGAGCATTGATTATGGTTCATTCTGATAATAAGGGGCTGATATTGCCGCCAAAGATAGCACCAATTGAGCTCATTATTATTCCTATTTTTAAAAGAGATGATGAAGTTAATAGAAGAATTCTGGAGTATGCTACTACCATTTTTGAACATTTAAAGAGAGAAAAATTTAGAGTTGATATTGATAAGGATATCAAAAATTCTCCAGGATTTAGATTTTCTTCTGCGGAACTTAAGGGCATTCCAGTACGAATTGAAGTAGGGTCTAATGATATTCTTATGGGCTGTGTCACCATTGCAAGAAGAGATAAGGACAAAACTTCTAAGTATCAGGTATCTGTTAAAGAGTTGTCATCTAAGCTTAAAGATGAGCTTGAGAGTATGCAGTGTGATTTATTTAGGAGGGCTTTAGAGTTTAGAAATCTTAATACCAAAGAAATCATGGGTGTTGGTGCGCACAGTTATGCTACTTTTAAGACCTATATTGACGAGCATTTAGGATTTGTACTCTCTTCATGGTGTGGAAGTGAGATGTGTGAAGAGAGTATTAAGAGTGATACTAAAGCTACAATACGATGTATTCCTGAAGATTTTAAAAATAGGTCTCTAGATAATTTAACCTGTATTTATTGCAATACAGAAGCTAAGTATCTTGTTTTATTTGCAAAATCTTACTAA